In Erigeron canadensis isolate Cc75 chromosome 1, C_canadensis_v1, whole genome shotgun sequence, a single window of DNA contains:
- the LOC122611197 gene encoding uncharacterized protein LOC122611197: MDSDDSSGSSSGSSNGHDDYEDRVQNAILRAAELLGRRIVDQPAIGDSEARYPYFQTRYDRAGRRGFTGVQKCTSAIRQLVYGVNSDFLDEYLQMSERTSREACLKFCIGIREIYGPTYLRRPTPTDLHRMYYVHEQLLGFPSMIGSIDCIHWPWKMCPTAWRGTYTSGHVGRPSLILQAVASNDLWIWNAYFGQQSSHNDINVFEASPILEEIINGLAPSVPFSANGNHYEKGYYLGDDIYPEYATFVKTFSDPIDEKRRLFKKKTRVDTKGY, translated from the exons ATGGATTCCGATGATTCATCTGGATCTTCATCTGGATCTTCTAACGGTCACGACGATTACGAAGATCGTGTCCAAAATGCGATTCTTCGAGCTGCCGAACTACTTGGACGCCGGATTGTTGACCAACCTGCCA TTGGTGATTCGGAGGCTAGGTACCCATATTTTCAGACGAGATATGACCGGGCTGGGAGAAGAGGGTTCACCGGGGTACAAAAGTGTACATCTGCAATTCGTCAATTGGTATACGGCGTAAATAGTGATTTTCTTGATGAGTATTTGCAGATGTCTGAGCGAACTTCAAGGGAAGCGTGTCTAAAATTTTGTATCG GTATACGGGAAATTTATGGGCCAACATACCTACGGAGACCAACTCCGACCGATCTGCATCGTATGTACTATGTCCATGAACAACTTCTTGGTTTTCCCAGTATGATTGGTAGTATTGATTGTATACATTGGCCATGGAAGATGTGTCCGACGGCTTGGCGAGGTACTTACACGAGCGGTCATGTGGGTAGACCGTCATTGATACTGCAGGCTGTAGCATCCAACGATCTATGGATTTGGAATGCTTATTTTGGACAGCAAAGTTCGCACAATGATATCAACGTGTTTGAAGCATCGCCGATTCTTGAGGAAATTATTAACGGCTTGGCACCTAGTG TTCCGTTTTCGGCAAACGGAAACCATTACGAGAAGGGCTATTATTTGGGCGACGACATCTATCCTGAATATGCTACATTTGTGAAGACGTTTTCCGACCCGATTGATGAAAAAAGAAggctttttaagaaaaaaacaagAGTTGACACGAAAGGGTATTGA
- the LOC122586131 gene encoding MYB-like transcription factor ETC1 produces the protein MATLNKHSTCNDVSSNTKEEQSSQESKLGFSEDEKTLIMRMFKLVGERWSLIAGRIPGRTAEEIKEYWISRFSSNN, from the exons ATGGCTACTTTGAACAAGCACTCTACTTGTAATGACGTCTCTTCTAATACCAAAG AAGAGCAATCTAGTCAAGAATCTAAGCTTGGATTTTCAGAAGATGAGAAAACTCTCATTATGAGAATGTTCAAGCTTGTTGGAGAAAG GTGGTCGTTAATTGCTGGAAGAATTCCTGGAAGAACCGCAGAAGAAATTAAAGAGTATTGGATTTCAAGATTTTCCTCGAACAATTGA